One genomic region from Natrinema caseinilyticum encodes:
- a CDS encoding MnhB domain-containing protein yields the protein MTTVIMRTTARAIVPIVLVVAISLFVEGHNLPGGGFIGGVLTTTAFAIIYMAYGLDFLERGILGRDVDPGKEPSRDRVVVAYRRLFAYGFAIAVLSGLAPLLFGQPFLSQTFVVLEGIPLYDHLEVASALAFDFGVYCVVVGGLLTILSVVGAE from the coding sequence GTGACGACCGTCATCATGCGCACGACGGCTCGAGCGATCGTTCCGATCGTCCTCGTCGTCGCGATTTCGCTGTTCGTCGAGGGGCACAACCTTCCCGGCGGCGGGTTCATCGGCGGCGTCCTCACGACGACTGCGTTCGCGATCATCTACATGGCCTACGGCCTCGACTTCCTGGAGCGGGGTATCCTCGGGCGGGACGTCGATCCCGGCAAGGAGCCGTCGCGCGACCGCGTCGTCGTCGCATACCGCCGCCTGTTCGCCTACGGGTTCGCGATCGCGGTCCTCAGTGGCCTCGCACCGCTGCTGTTCGGACAGCCGTTTCTGTCACAGACGTTCGTCGTGCTCGAGGGGATCCCTCTCTACGACCACCTCGAGGTGGCGAGCGCGCTGGCGTTCGATTTCGGCGTCTATTGCGTGGTCGTCGGCGGGCTGCTTACGATCCTTTCGGTGGTGGGAGCCGAATGA
- a CDS encoding sodium:proton antiporter: MTAIVLAATIGALFALGTFLLLRRDLIRVVWGLAIISQAANLYLLVMGGIAPATADSVPVLAGHGDHVPKTADPVVQALVLTAIVIGFGMTAFALVLSYRVYEEHDTLDVTKLGDRE; this comes from the coding sequence ATGACGGCGATCGTCCTCGCGGCGACGATCGGCGCGCTGTTCGCACTCGGGACCTTCCTGTTGCTGCGACGGGACCTCATCCGGGTCGTCTGGGGCCTGGCGATCATCAGCCAGGCCGCGAACCTCTACTTGCTGGTGATGGGCGGGATCGCGCCGGCGACGGCCGATTCGGTTCCGGTCCTGGCCGGCCACGGGGATCACGTCCCGAAAACGGCCGACCCGGTGGTTCAGGCGCTCGTGTTGACCGCCATCGTCATCGGCTTCGGCATGACGGCGTTCGCGCTCGTGTTGTCGTATCGAGTCTACGAAGAACACGACACGCTGGACGTTACGAAACTGGGTGATCGAGAATGA